The Hymenobacter sp. DG25A nucleotide sequence GCTGGAGGTGCTCCGGCAAACCAAGTGCCCCCACATGCTGAACGACAACCGCGCCGTGGTGGGCTCCTGGAACCAGGCCAACGACTGGATAGCGCAGGAATGGATGCCGCAGGCCCTGGCCGCAGGCCTCACCCGCTTTGCCCACGTAGTAGCGCCCGGTATCTTTGGGCAGGCCTCTGCCGAGGAAATGCACCAGCGCGTAGGCAACCTGTTTGAAATGCGCCTGTTTGAGGATCTACAGCATGCCCGCCAGTGGCTGCAGGAGGCCGCCGCGCTGCCCGGCTAAGCATCACCCCCATTTCTCGCCCTAAAGGCCGCCATGGCCGCTATAAACAACAAAAAAGCCTGACCGTACTGGTCAGGCTTTTTCGTGCAGTAAGCCGGAAGCTTACTTAACTTTCTCCACAATGCCTTTGAAAGCCTCGGGGTGGTTCAGGGCCAGGTCAGCCAGAACTTTGCGGTTCAGCTCGATGCCAGCCTTTTTCAGGCCGCCCATCAGCTGGGAGTACGACATGCCGTACTGACGCGCACCTGCGTTGATACGCTGAATCCAAAGGGCACGGAACTCGCGCTTCTTGGTCTTACGGTCACGGTAAGCATACAGCAAACCTTTTTCAACCGCGTTTTTAGCTACGGTCCATACGTTCTTGCGACGGCCGAAATAGCCTTTCGCCAAACGCATTACTTTTTTCCGGCGGTGGCGCGAGGCCACGTGGTTTACAC carries:
- the rplT gene encoding 50S ribosomal protein L20, which encodes MPRSVNHVASRHRRKKVMRLAKGYFGRRKNVWTVAKNAVEKGLLYAYRDRKTKKREFRALWIQRINAGARQYGMSYSQLMGGLKKAGIELNRKVLADLALNHPEAFKGIVEKVK